The nucleotide window GTAATGCGGCCTCGTGTCCAGATTTCCAGtaacaataaaacatgttttctcAGATACTGCAGATTTAACACGGCCCATGCTGATCCCACATGGCCCTGTGCCAAATCTGCAGAAAGCATAATTTTTGGGGgaaagtagaaaaataaaaggAAAAGATAAAAGAAAATGATTAGGTCGTTAATTTTAAATTTTCCTAagatccttgtgtccccggcaacggcgccaaaaacttgacgtgcgtgcgggtgtatatatttttagttatatttttagctctttttgcTCGCCGATTTcaagtttaaatttataaaatacgatattctattatcactctacacacacgctagggcaagtgcacccatcgaggacgtagtatagtgatggcaagataccgaggtcgtcaaaggacacaagagcttttagtaccggcttatcgtcaacgtctaatcgaaccaatttttgagaaaagatttttaagctaataaaaaaagataaaaatagaaaataaaaataaaataaaaattatagacaagaaagaatcacttggatccaacttatCTTAGATGTAACATTTTGATGATTTCtgcactttgggcattttaagagattatcttagttatagtagtagacccctcttttggaggcgacgttaccctcaacctagtggtttgagtcagcaagatACAATCCCACTaagtcggaatattgaaagataattaagtaggttattaatgcataatgtggtggACTCCCCTTACGAGGCAACGATCACCCTCAACccgttggtctgagtcagcagggatacagtcctcgcggggttggtttaaagttttaatagtagtttaagaataagggattcaagttttTTGCACCTCTCCCGTGGTGGGTAATGCCCGCTCCGACTCGTGAGGTGTTACTAGGCTTGAACCAgcttctcgcaggatctatacactgaacgagacatagaattacccaaaccacccttctaatcTCCATTACGGATTAATTAACATgctctatatagaccgtaaagacatgaacATGTTGAATAAACGAACATATGAAGAGTATTTGAATAAATTcgctttcaatataaaaaaaaactaattattaaagtcattaatacatacccaattaaaaagtagccaaagattggaaatcataaaagaaataaataaaagataTGTCTTCACCAATTGATGTAAGAATTTAGCCAAGCATGACCTTTGTTTGACAATGATttttacgatcaatcttggatcccgagactacacacacactctaaagatggaaaaatggatgatggtgttttagtggtggcaagtgagagaaaaatggtttgccaagggatgagttgaagtgagagagaagtggtttgcccggctggcacgaccccgtgcccatctctctctcttcctcattaactgCTTGTCAGATGTTGTACTAACATGGCTCtgtgtgtcaacggcacggcccGTGGCCAAAGTACTTGCTGTACTATCGTAGATTCTGAAAATCTTTGAATTGACCACGTCCCGTGTTGGTTTAGCATGGTCCCGTGTTGGCTGCCATTTTTATCTTTTGCAGTTGTCTTTTTCTTCTGCCTAGTATCCACCTTTGGACACGGCCTGTGTCtggtggacacggccccatgtcagCCTTCTGTTCTTTGTTATTTTGAGGTTTGGATATGAATCGGGGCTTGGCGAGCTGCGACAATTCCTTCTTCTTTACATTTATGTTGGATTTTGCTATCTTTTTGCTCATTTTGTAAATTTAAGCTCTTTTATCCCTGAAAATCTAAAAGGAACGAAAACAcgagctttttccaacattagtactaaaaatggTTGCTTTTACGTCGTATTTGACATAATTTATATCTTGTATTTTATTCAGATCATTGTTCATGAGACTTGAGTACATATTTCTTGAGTTATATGAAAGCTTAAGAAACATGTATGGCACATCAAGATATCAGAATAATTGTATGTGAGAACTGTACATCACATGATTAGATTGAAGAACATGCTAAACAAGTATCAAAATAATCTATACTAATGGTAAGTATATAATAATTGAGCCTACAAAAATTATAATCTATACTAATGGTAAGTATATGATAATTGAGCCTACAAAATTGTCTTGTACTCCCACTTGTCTTTTTTAACAAGTTTTTGCTCTAATAGTAAATCCATTTGTAGAGCAAGATATCGCATGTAAGCAATCAACAGAGTGACTCAACCTTTTTATGGAACAAAACAAATTctaaaagaaataaaacaaacTCTAAAATTGAGGTTTTTAAAAACATTAGCAATTTAAACCGGAAACAATTATATATTACTCTAATTTTCAACATTTCTGTGCATTAAAGGTTGTACTTTGTGCTTATTTTGTTGTTTGTGCTTTGTTATATTGTATGTACAAATTGTTGATGCATGGTTTTCCCATCTTTCCATTATCTAGCTACCTGTCTTCTACACAACCCCAAACTCTAGAGAGATATGGACAcagagacagagagagagagagatagaggagTGCGATGGTGAAGGTGATGTGGTTTGAACCATCGCACGAACACCTGCCGCTGGCGAACACCACCACCGGAGTTCCCTGCCGCCGCACGAACACCATCGGAGTTTCCTGCTGCTGCCGCACGAACACCACCACTAGAGTTCCCTGTCGCCGCACGAACACCACCAGTGTTCCCTGCCACCGCACGAACACCACCGGAGTTCCCTGCAGCCGCACGAACACCATCGGAATTCCTAGCCATTCACCGGAGCACATCCAACGTTCACCTAGGTATGGGATTTGTTAATTTGCTGCTTATAAGCGTTTATTGTTTACTCAAAGCTTAAGATCTATACCATTGGCGGTTATTGACGATGGTGATCGGTCATAGCCGGGTGTAATTTATGTTTTTCAGGTTAGTTGGATGTCAGTTTGTTGTTATTTGATTTAAGTGTTTGTGTTTTAACTAGATTTCCGGCAGTTTGCAAGCGTTCTACGTTTGTCTTTATTCTCCAGTGAGTAATCGCTCATTTCTGTTTATTTGGAATCAGCGTGTCGTGTTTATTTTGGTTTCTTATTTGTAACAGGTTTAGGTGATAGCTTTTATGTTCGTCTGCTTCAATCTGGTATGTTTAATTTCCATTTGGTTAAATATATTTCTTTTAGTTTATAGTTTATGCATCATTTTGGTTAACAATACATTTTAGCGAACTGAGGGATCATATTACTCCTTAATCAACTTTGATTTTCCAATTTGTTCATACCATTATCATTCAACTTTTTGTGTGAAAGACCTAGGAAATTAAACCACACCGTGAAACTTTTGTCTTGCACCTATTTGAAGTTTGCTGTAGATGAGAGTTTTTTGGTCTAAATGTTTTAAGTTATATAGAATTAAAACTACCTACGTGAGaactttttgagttttcatttcaATCACAaaaattttatgttttattatttgtctAAATTCTTTTATCAAGGTTTCTTAGTTTTTTCAAAAGTAAATCGTTTTAATAACTGTTGCAGCTTTTGCTAAATGACAACTGTATATACAGAAATTTTGGAGCTTTAGCTGCACAAAGATCATCAAATCTCCGGTTTTCATACAAGTCTGCATCCAGAAGAGTTCGCATGGAAAACAATCACCACAGCGATGCAAGAGGTGCTCTTATCGTTCTAGAAGGTTTGGATCGAAGTGGGAAGACCTCACAGTCTGGTAGGCTTGTCGCATACTTAAATGGTCTTGGGCATCCAGTAGAATCAGAATCATGGCGGTTTCCAGATAGAGATACTGCTGTCGGGAAAATGATTTCAGCGTATCTTTCCAATGAATCTCAGCTCGATGATCACATAATTCATCTTCTTTTTAGTGCAAATCGTTGGGAGAAAAGGTTAGTTAGGCCTTTTTCTTGATGTAGTTTCATTATACCGCAAAACTGAATTTATTCCTTGAAACTGTTATAATCagtttctttcttttttcttttttttggtTCAGATCATTGATGGAGGCTAAGCTACATTGATGGAGGCTAAGCTAAAAAGTGGTACTCCTTTGATTGTTGATCGATATTCTTATTCAGGGGTTGCCTATTCATCTGCCAAAGGTTTAGATATTGAATGGTGTAAGGTAAGAATCATGCTTTAAtccagttagttttttttaattgtttgtgATATTTGAAAAACACGATTATTGTTGTGCACTATGGCatatttgtttatattttttaCACTATGGCATATCGTTCTTTTATAGATTTTAGATTTTAAGAAGGTGCTTATTATTATATACATGCTTTGGTGTAAGTTAACTTTTGTTTGCTTTGTACATACTTTAGTGATGAGGCAATCGATATCAAATATGACGTAACAAGAGTGTAAACCATGAGGTGAGTTGATTAAAGGACAGTTGAGACCTAGAAAGAAGAACATTTCAGGTGAGTCGTTTATCTTAATAGCATTTCTTTATCTTACTCTTCTAGCAGACTTTATTTTTTATGTGTTAATGTGTTTTGTTGAATTTTGTGACCTTGGAATGGCATGTAATAGTAGGTAATTAAAGTTAAGTGTTAGAAATATCAAATGGTTGGTAAAACCGAGGTAAAAAGTAGGTCGATTTGTGGGTGTAAATGGAATGAATTTTCCCAATCCCTAAAGTAAAAGACGAAGACAGCGAGTGACGTGTTTCTGAGGAGGTAAACCTAGGATCCAGCTGGATGCACCGGAAATTGTTGATACACTTTTGCTCTTAGTATAGTTTGTAATGCCATTATTAGTATCAGTAATGATGATGTTGTAATAGACCTGGAGATTAGCAAAATAGTTGATGAAACTTAAATTTGATTGCATACCAGAAGTTAATGAATTAAATTTAGGTTGCAGCCCAAAATCTATTAGCTCACTAACTAATTTGCACCCCAAACAAATAGCAAAATAGCCGCCCAGTAATAACTTGCAGAGTTGCAGCGCATAGGTTAGCAAAATACAAGCCCATTTATAATTTGAAGAGTCGCAGCCCAAAAATTAGCAAAAATAGCAGCCCAGTTTTCTTCAAATGCCTTATAAGTTATTTGCATTGTAGTTGAATGACGTGATGCCgctaaagttttgaaaaacaacaTGGTTAATAAACAATAGGTTGATTGGTGGTGGTGCAGTCACCATGCGTGACTTGCTTGAGTTGTTCCGCCCAAGGTAATACACTATCTTGAGAACGTAAGTCTAAAATTATTGCTCTTTTTTTTGCTATTATTAAAGGAATCCACTCGCTATTAGTTTCAATGTGAATTATAAAATTGCTGGTAACTTGCTTCTTCTTTATAAACTTTTAGTTATGTCTGTCTATGTGTTTGATGATATTCACCCAAGTGTCAAATAGGCTGTGATGAGTTGAGTGAAAAATGTCTCTTGATGCGGCAAAATCCGAAGACAGCAGGTGCGAGTTTCTCCACTTGCAACTTCTATTGCAACCATGGTCGTCTAATAGACAAATTTGCACCAAAAAGGTCGGTCAGGTAATGGACCAAAAATGTCGACTTTTAATATCAATAAGACTTTCACTTATGTGTTAGGAGGTTTTACGTATGAAAAAATAATACGGGCAACTTTCAACCCGTTTGATCTGGTTTTTCAGCTTTTTTTTATTCTAACAATTAGAGGTATAAGTTGACCCTATTGGGTTTTAGATTTGtggtatttttaatattttaacttgCCTCTCCTTTTTAGAAGTCGTGAACTAAAGTGTAATTATTTTTATTTGGTATGCAAACTATATCTGTACAAGATATTGATACTTATTTATTTTGCTCAATAATATTTTCTAAATTCTTAATAATTGAGGGGTTTGTAGATAGTGAAAGCTATGGAGAATGACCTAAACTTTTATGTTTAAACTTTGCAGGTCAATATCTGGCGGCATAGCTACAAGCCGTATGTCCTTGCGATTTTTGTTTCAGTATTCATCAGTTTGAGTTTATCGTGCAGGTACATTACCTAATTTCACGGGAAACTTAGCTTCAATGGATCATTAGACACGTTACGTACAATCTAGCGGTAATTGCTACCGGaccccgccgcaacgcggcgggACTGTTTTCTAGTTATTTACTAAATTCAACCCTTTGGAAGTTTAGAGCTTTGCTATTTTTTAAATCCTTCATTCATGCACATCTTTGTATCAACGCAACTAAGGACTACCCTTCAACACAATTTACACACACAATTCATAAGCACTATTGTAAGATACTTATTGCAAGCAAGCAATTCCACCATAGCATTGCCATTTGAGAATAACACAAGTACAATTGTaaataatcaaaaaaaaaaaaaaaaaaaaaaaccacgcCTAAAAATGTTGTGGAGCCGGTGAGTGAAATAGTTGAACCATACGTAGTGTGGTCCACTGCCTGGGCGTGGCCACCATAGACAAATCAACGGTGTGGCACCACTTTTGCAACTTTTGGGCGTGGAAGGGCGGGGACCAGTGGCGGACCAAAAACTTTtttcatgggggggggggggggtgggggatAGGGTGTTCAACGAATCGAATAAAGAATGTTTGAAATGATCGAattgaaatttttgaatttttattatttttacatGAACTTGTATTCGATTAGATTTGATTTATCCGATTTGAGTTTGTTACGAATTTTATTCCCAATTCAAAATTCGACTTCGAATAAATTTGGTTTAATTCAAGTTCACCCTAAAAAATACTATTTACTTTTATGTTTAAAACTACTATTTTAGAGTTTTCCCCAAATTTAGAAGGTTTTCTTTTccatacatatgtgtatatatattgtTGTATATATGAATATAGAAAAATGTGTGTATAACTTGaattcgaatttcaaatcgaatcgaattgaaaataaaaagttcCTATTCCATTTGAATTTGATTACTTGACTCGAATTCGAGTCGAATCAAACTCGAATATTTAAAAACCGAATTTGAAGCTTGATAATCGAGTCGAATTTTGAACTCTCGAATGCGAATCGAATAATGGACACCCCTAGGGGGAAACAAGAACAATCGGGAGGTTTAACCAAACTTTTATGTTGTGCGGTCATAATTTGTGTGTAATAATAACACTAATCTTTTTtagaaagggggggggggttctctCTTCATTTGCAATCTGGGTATGCCCCTGTGAGACACACCGCGCCGCTGAGGCGTGAAGGAGAAGGCATGGTTGTAACCATAATCGAAGAGGCGAAGGAATCCATTTGTAATATTTGAATATCTTATATCTTTCCTACATTATAGCACCTATAGTAGCTAGATTTATATGTTAATAAGAATATTAATAAACGTATTGAATGTGAATGAACATACTCAAAATGTAAATATTAATGTGATGCAACATCAAAATCTCACCATCATCacttaaaaaaaaagttatatagtTGAGGCCATCCTTATAAGAAAACAGGGGTACTAGATTTTTGGACTTGCTTTTTTGGTAACACTAATCATTTATCATGTGAGTTAATTAACATCTAGACAAAGACATATATGAACATATTATCTTGTTACTTTGATATCCTACTTTTTTTTTCCATACAATTAAAgcaatttaattttttattaatcACATGTAGTTTGTACTAGTGATATAAGCAATATTTTTTCTAAACAAATCCCATTGTAGCCTTGTGCATAAAAGGTTCTTAGCACCCGTGCAATTTTATCACTTTGTACAATGAAGCAAAAATCCGAAAACGTTCCATCTGATCCACACATGGTAAAGTGTTTCATCTTTTTGGGCAAAATGTACATCTTTTTTATACCTCTACCTAAAAATGATGCATTTATGTTTTTTGATTTAGGGAACTAATCTAGACACCGAGTAAAACTGTACCCAACTTAGTGAATTTGATGATAGGTCAAACAAGACACATTTGTTAtttttttctttatcttttttACTTTACCTTTATACAAAATTAATTGTATATTTAAAGCTTATACCTAGGGATGACAATTGAACCTGAACCCGATGGGAAATCCGAAACATTCGGGACGGGTAATGGAACGAGCACTCGGATATGGGATATGGTATGAGGTTAATTTTGAAAAGTTTCGCGGGTATAAGATTAGGTGATATCCCATTAGATTACGTGAAAACATATATGTGTTACCCCGACCATATAGCCGATACATATACCCGGATATTTATTAATTTTGAAAGCTAACGGGTAAACGGGATTACCTGATACCTTGGGATATGCTCGATACCCGGGGGTAGTTTTAAAACCCCCAAAATCGAACAATCTAAGTCAATCTGACGTGAATCCACCGGCGAAATCAGTAGAAACATGATCAAGAATCAAACAATAATGAAATGGAATGAACACAAAGGCTAATAAAATGTTTTCTGGAATTCCACCTGTGTGTTACCAAAAGTTTGAATATGAAAGTGTACTCTTGACATTctaatacacatatatatactatGTGGAAGTATGCGCTTCCACATAGTACGAGCTCCCTATCAAAGTTCACATTTCTACTCACCAAGCGTGTACTTTACAAGTGTGCGCTCCAAGCACAAGTTTGCGCTTTGATACTTGCAAAGTCtaaaatcaaacaaacacaataCAATGATTTGGCACATTAACTTTCCAGGTCTAACAtgttggatataatgttcaaCTGTCGATTATAATTCAATGTTGCCGTCAATGTACGACctaaagagttacactttgggcaacgaacatataaggtgttttaatcgttaatcaccggatcacgaaataataagcgtaataaaagaaacatgtaattatttagaataattacggagagtcgaattaatattataattaattgttAATTATAATTAATTACTAGATAATTAGAAGAAAATAGATAATTGTTATATTTATAAGATAATTATGAAGAATTGTAATTAGATTACATtacttttaacttttttttattatctcCTAAAAACTCTCTATTTAATTTATGGCTACATAAAAATCTCAAAAGATATCTTTCAATTAAAAAAAGGATACAGAACTTTAGTTGGGGAAGTGGTTGTATGCTTTTAAAAGGTCCAATAGGAACAGAAAAATAGATATAAGACATCCCAAAACTCTTATATTGTTTTGCTTGCTGTTTTGCCATCGGAAAAGAAAAAGGGAAGAGGAGCAACATTGCATAAGCATTTAATTGCCAGTTTCAAGCAAACTCTTTTGTTTCTTCGATTACGCATAAGGTAAAGTTTcgaactttattttctttagatttatgtttcgtttgaaatcgtttcaaacgaacaaatatgatttcgtggtcaacgatcatctagcgagatcgttcgttgaaccaaggtgtctttcttggatgtcacgattctttattttattttaacctattttgattgtaacgagatcactggtggaatcggtttagaaccgaacctcgtgtacatgtttttctgctgcgttcagtttgtttgacaaattgacaaataattatttttctaaaagttacacgaaaattccaacaatggtatcagagccaccttaCAAATCAAAGTAGGCTAATTTTATTATAGTGTTTATAGATCTATAAAATAGTTATAGAATTGCATGCTTAAAATCGAGTAGATTTGGCATAGGAACCTGTCACGTATAATAGTTATAGGCAAGTTTTAttaaggcaaaaaaaaaaaaatacacttgTCAAAGTCTTCTTTGAAATAACTTTTGGCCTTAACCTATTTCGTTTAGCTTAATGATCGTACTACGCAAATCCgggtttagaattttttttatgaCACGCGTACTAAGTTAGTTTTTTAGCTACGcggttaaataaattaaaaagttGGAAATATTGAAATAATGATTTTAATATCAAagctatatattttttttattaaaaaaaataagaactCATTAAATTTTTCCTTATCGGAAATTTAaacaaacaagaaaaaaaaaggaaGTTTTTTTTAGGATTGGATCCAAGATTAAGTGGGAGCACAAAAGGGTTTGTGCTACACTTAATGGGCTCGGTTCACGTTCTTAGGCTCGAACGAACCGAACATATAATGAACCCGGAattgcatatttatttatttattttgtgttttgccaTGAGATGTTTATTACGCCATAAAATTaataagtaatacacgatcattaaaacgacaattttaataaaaggtttatcaagtattggataggtaattaaaataaacagtttattttaaaatacaaaaatcaaaattggttttacaaaaattaaaaagttaatttgaaaaccgTAATTGATAaaagttattaattaaaataaatttgcgacacgaccaacttagattaaatagggtatttaaaattaatcggtcgagtgattgaaaggtgtttcaagtcgtcacaaattaaaacgtaaaattgatttttacaaaggaattgtatagcctatgttcatgccataggccgtacaagtattttaaaacgacccgaactggtaattttaaaatataacccaAATTAAAATCGATATTCTACGCCACCCTAAATTAAGAACACCCGAACTGATCTATCCAAACCCCTGGTGCTAGTGTTTACCTTGCATCCAGGCCTATGGTTTTGTTTAGGGGTAGTTCCGCGATTTCCATGCTTACATGGGCCGGCTACGGTTCTTATTTGAGGACAAATATCACTTTTGCGACACGAGAGCAAAtgttagtgtttaccctgcattcCACTTCTACGGTTGTGAAAGTGGGCGTAGTTGGGGTTAACGTACCAATGTTTGACAACACTCGTCATGCGACCCCAAACCGAGAATTGTGTAGTTGACACAATTGGTGATCGTCACCTACCCTTCAATCTATGCCAGTGAAGAGTGCTAAGTCCATTCACTGAGTTATGGGGAGATGGGATCTCatcctaattcctaaaattttgtatatcttgggtcaaaattgaattaggttaatgcatgaaaattactaataaaattttcttctaaattctacagatgtctacaaacaattctgataacaccaaattctcgcttaagtccatccttgaaaatgctaaacttgataattctaacttcatggattggtaccgcaacctgaaaattgttctcagggcggagaaaaaggcttatgtccttgaaggaccaattcccgaagcacctgctgctaatacgggtgcagcccgtaggacatgggaaaaacatgttaatgattcccaagatgtgacatgtcttatgcttgctatgatGATTCCAGAACTTCAGAAGAATCTGGAAAACTTGGGCGCATATGAGATGAGTGAGCAGCTGAAAAACATGTTTCAGCAGCAAGCTCGTCATGAGCGTTTTGAGCTGATGAAATCTCTCATTACATGTCGCATGCAGGAAGGTACTTCGGTCAGTGCTCATGTACTGAAAATGAAGTCTTTCGTTGATCAACTGGAGCGTCTGAACGCACCCCTTAGTAATGAGTTAGCTACGGATGTGATCCTTAACTCGCTACCCAATTCATATCATCAGTTCGtaatgaactataacatgaatgggTGGGAAAGAACGATCCCAGAGTTGCATCGGATGCTAAAAACTGCTGAGACAAACATCCCAACTAAGGGCAATCCAGTGCTGGCGATCAGGGAAGGAAGAATTACCAAGAAGAAGCAATCCAAGGGAAAAGGCAAGGCGAGTAAGCAAGACAAGGGCAAAGGCAAAAAGGTTGCCACTCCGAAGGCAAAGCCTCATAAAGATGCCAAGTGTTTTCACTGTGATGAGATCGGGCATTGGAAGAGGAATTGTCCCAAGTACCTGGCTGAGTTGAAGCTTAAGAAGATGCAGATTGGAGAATCCTCAGGTATACATGTTATTGATCTATTTTCCTTTTCGAGCAAATCTTGGGTGTTTGAcactggatgtggttttcacatttgtaatgatttgcagggactaaaaaggattagaaagctgaagcagggtgacttagagctgcacgttgggaacgggcagaatgttgctgtgaaggcagttggagaatttattcttgaattaccttctggattgtttatttctttagacaatgttttttatgttcctagtttgactaagaatattatttctgtttctgctttaagagaacaaggttttaattatgcttttgatattgttaatggtaacatttctgcatttttaaatggtgtgttctattttgaggctaagcctcacaatggtgtctatgaaatagatacttctaacaatagatcaaataatatggtatgctctctttcctctaaacgtgttaaaactagctttaatcaaacatatcgttggcattgtcgtcttgtccatattaacatcaatcgcatgaggaagctccagactgcagggattctagaatccacgggccaggagacttatgatttatgcgaatgttgtctaagtggcaagatgactaaggccccttttaccggaactagtgaaagggccaaagacctgttagaactcatacatactgatgtatgtggtccattcaggactatgtcaaggaacggggaaagatacttcgttacatttactgatgattatagtagatatggatatgtttatcttatgaagtttaaacatgaaacctttgaaaagttcaaagaattcCAAAATGAAGTACAGAATCAACTAGGGAAAACGATTAAGGCACTTCGATCCGATCGAGGTGGTGAATACATTAATCAAGAGTTTGATGAACATCTCAAGAAGTGTGGGATTATATCCCAACTAACTCCACCCGGAATACCACAACttaatggtgtgtctgagaggagaaatcgaaccttattagatatggttcgatcaatgatgtgtcgtacaaacttaccacactccttttggagttatgctcttgaaactgctacacgtcttgtgaatattgctcctactaaaaaggtaaaaaagacaccatatgagatgtggcatggtaaacgacctaaagtctcttaccttcgcatatggggatgtaacgcttatgttaccagtgagtcttcggacaaacttgatcctcgcggtgaaaaagttgttttcattggatataCATATCCGGTTGGTTATTATTTCTATAATCCTGCTGAAAATAGAGTTTTCACTAAGCGTCGAGGAACATTCCTAGAGGATGAGCTTATGGCGTGAGGAATTGGAGATAATCTTGTGGATCTTGAGGAAATTCAAGAACCACAAATTGATCAACCAATAGTCGAATCTACCTCT belongs to Helianthus annuus cultivar XRQ/B chromosome 5, HanXRQr2.0-SUNRISE, whole genome shotgun sequence and includes:
- the LOC110940684 gene encoding thymidylate kinase-like yields the protein MFVCFNLLLLNDNCIYRNFGALAAQRSSNLRFSYKSASRRVRMENNHHSDARGALIVLEGLDRSGKTSQSGRLVAYLNGLGHPVESESWRFPDRDTAVGKMISAYLSNESQLDDHIIHLLFSANRWEKRSLMEAKLH